GCGATTTCGCGTCCCAGTTCATAACATTCCTCATAGGATTTATGATCAGGGCGGTTTTTAACCTTAATATTAGGATCAATAATTTCCATGTTCATTTTTTCCAGCCATTCTCTGAGAATCTTAACGCATTCTCCGCTCCAGCCGAATGAACCGAAACAAGCACCTATTTTGTTCTGAGGTCTTAGACCCTTAACATAAGTAAGAACATCAGCCATGCCGGGAAGGATCCCGTTGTTATGAGTAGGTGAGCCAAGAATGACTGCTCCTGCGTCAAAAACTTCAGACATAATGTCGCTATGATGGTTAGCTTTCACATTCATGATTCTAACGCTGATACCTTCGTCTGCGAGGCCGGAAGCAATCGCATTAGCCATACGCTCTGTGGATTTCCACATGGTGTCATAGATGATGACAGCTTTGTTTGTGGTTCTCTGCTCAGCGTATTCTACGTATTTTTGACAAGCATACGCGACATCTTCACCTCTAAACATCAACCCGTGGTCAGGACAAAGAGTGTCGATATCAAGGTTAATACTTTCTAAAAATTCAATGGTTTTTGTGACTTTAGGAGAGTAAGGATTGACGATGTTAGCATAGTACTGAGCCATAAGGTCAGTTACTTTTTCTTTGCTTACTTCATCTGCAAATCTTTCGCTGGTTGCCCAGTTCTGTCCAAATGCATCACTTGAAATAAGCATTTTAGCTTCAGGTATGCAGGTAAACATGTTGTCAGGCCAGTGGAGCATTTTGGTTTCGTAAAAACGGAGAGTTTTTTTACCTAAGGAAATTTCATCTCCGGAATTTGCAATAACTATAGGCCAGTCTTTGCAGTCAAAGAAAGTGGCAAGTGACTTTGCTCCCATGGGTGAAATGAAAATCTTTTCAGGTTTGCAAAGTTCAACCATACGGGCAAGACAGCCTGAATGGTCTGGCTCTAAATGGTTAACTACAATATAGTCAATTTTTTCAAGTTCAGTTAGCTGGGATACTGAGCAAAGGAACTGGCTTTCAAATGCGGCCGGAACAGTATCAACTAGAGCTCTTTTTTCGTCTTCAACGTAAAAGGCATTGTATGTTGTACCCTTAGAGGAAAGAGCATAACCGTGGAAGTTGCGGCAATTCCAGTCAACAACTCCAACCCAATGGATACCTTCTTTTATTTGAACAGGTCTCACTATAAAATCCTACTACTTTAAAAGTTTAAGATAGAAAGCCGGGATTTTCCCGGCTTTCTATCTAAATAATTTGATGATAAATTGAGCCGTTTTTAGGACTCTGGCTCGAAGTCATCCTTGGATGCTCCGCAGACAGGGCATTCCCAATCGTCAGGAATGTCTTCAAATTTAGTTCCGGCAGCTATTCCGCCATCAGGGTCGCCTTCAGCAGGGTCATAAACCCAGCCACATATAGTACATACATATTTCATTTTAAATTCTCCGTTCAAAGTTAAATATTATTTAAGCTAAAGATTTAAATGACTTTTTGGTAGCTCCGCAAATAGGACACTTCCAATCTTCAGGTAGATCCTTAAACTGAGTTCCTTTCGCGATTTTACCTTTCTTGTCGCCTTTATCAGGGCTGTAAATATAACCGCAATTACTAACCTGACACTGATACATTTCTTCTGGATTATTCATATTAACCTCAAATTAAAGATTATGCTTTCCAGAGACCGTGTAAGTTACAGTATTCACGTGCGGTAATAGGTTCATCTCCGAATTTACATCCGCAGAATTCTGCTACAGGAGCATCGCCTGGGTTAAGTTTTTTCAGGTAACGATTATTACCGGAAACAAGCTCAATCCATTCAATGTAATGTTTTTCTTCCATAGGATGAGGGACAGAACCAACAGAAACTCTGTAGCCGCCCTCGATTTTTTCAATGACAGGAACATGTTTTTCTTTTGCTGCATCAACGGTATTTTCAGTCATGAGTTTCATGTCTGTTCCGCAGCAAGCAAGGTTGCCTTCACCGGCATGCATGACCATAGTGATATTACCGCATGCTTCACATTTGTAGATCTCAAAAAGTTTAGCCATTTTATTCTCCGTTGCATGGTTAGAAATTAATAGTTCTCGCTAACTAGCTGGAAGTGCGCCTGTGGATGTGCGCAGGCTGGACACTGATGAGGAGCTTCATCACCTGTGTGGATGTAGCTGCAGTTCTGACACTGCCATACCACGGTAGAGTCTTTTTTAAACACTTTACCGTCTTTAATATTTTTAGCAAGGGTAAGATAACGTTTTTCATGAAACTCTTCTGCAACGGCAATTGCTCTAAAGATGGCGGCAATTGTTGTAAATCCTTCTTCTTCAGCTATTTTTGCAAAAGATGGGTACATGTGCTGCCATTCTTCATTTTCGCCTGCAGCAGCAGCTAAAAGATTGTCTGCTGTTGTTCCGATAATTCCTGCAGGAAATGAAGCGGCTACTTCTACATCTCCGCCTTCAAGGAGTTTGAACAGACGTTTAGCGTGTTCTTTTTCTTGATTAGCTGTTTCTTCAAATATTTTAGAGATTTGAATGAAGCCGTCTTTTTTTGCTTGTGAAGCAAAATATGTGTAGCGATTACGGGCCTGTGATTCACCTGCAAAGGCAGTTAGAATATTTTTTTCAGTACGGGAACCTTTCAATCCAGCCATTTTATGTTCTCCTTTAATAAATGATTTAGACGTAGTCCTACCACGCTGAACTACTACTGAAAGTATCAGCTAATGGATGTTATGTCATTTTTTTTGTAAAGAATCGTTCGATAATAAGAAATTATTATTGAGAAAGTATCGTCTTCAGTAAAAACGATTTAACAGATATTTTTACAGTCTGGGCATATCCCATAGTATTCAATGGTACATCCTGTAACTTTATATCCACTGGCTTCCAATTGGTCCGGGACAGGGACATTTACAGGAAACATTAAGTCTTCAACTTTGCCGCATTCCGTACATCTCATATGAGGATGGGGCGTAGCATTCCCGTCAAATCGGTTTTTGCCACCTGATTCTATTTTAAGGATTACTCCGGTTGAAGCCATCAACTCCAGGTTTCTGTAAACAGTACCTAGACTGATGTTACTAATCCTCTTTCTGACTAACTCATAAAGTTCGTCAGCAGTCGGGTGACATGTAACACCCTTTAACTCTTCAAGTATGAGTTCTCTTTGTTTTGATCTTCTTTGTCCTATTTTCATAATGACCTCTGTTGAATTAATAGTAATAATTCTTGTTAATGTCAACTGCTTATCAAATTATTTATTTGTAATAAGTAAGAAAACTAAATTCTTTCAGCAAAAATGTTAGCGAATTTCTATGTAAATAAAGCTTTAAGCTCTCTAAATCAATCTGAACAGATTTCTTGCAGTCACTCATAATTAAAGCTATCCCTAAAATAACTAGGTTAATTTGTTGTTGCGGAGATGTTTTGCCCAGCCTCAAGACGTTAATTCTTCATCCAGACTCAAGGGTCCGCTCAGCTATCCGTGAAAGTTTGCGGGGAGTGAAAGTTGTGCGTTTGCTCGGTGAAACAGTGTGTGCTAATGAAGCTCTTGAGCTGCATAAAGAGGTTAGTTACGGGATTATCTTCTTAGCTCTAGATTTTAATGAAGGAATTAGCGGTATTGAGCTTGCGCAAACTCTTGGAGCCAGTAAAAATAAGCCGGGATTAATTTTCATAGCTGAGGATGAAACAAACGCATATTTGGCATTTGAACTCGGCGCAGTCGATTATCTTATTTGGCCTCCCGATGAAGACAGAATGGCAAAAACCGTTGAACGGATTTCCAGATTTAAGAGCCATTTTCGCGAGATTCCTGAGCCATCTGATTGGAAGGAGTCTGGCACAGGTGTAGAAACCGGTGAGGAAACTTTACAACTTCCTCTTGAAGAAGAAGAGCAGGATAGATTTCTGGCCGCTTTGAAACATGCATGGGATTATTCACAAACCCGTCAGCCTGAAATTGAAAAACTTCCCGTCAGTCAAGACGGGCGCATGATTCTTATCCCGTATACTCAAATAATTTTCGTAGAAGCCTACGAAGATTATTCCTATGTGCACACCGCAACACAGAAATTTCTTACCTCTCACAGGCTCAAAGCTCTTGAAGAGCGTCTTGAACCTCACCGTTTTTTCAGAGTTCATCGCAAATATTTAGTAAATCTTGAAATGGTCACGGAAGTAGCTTCTCTGCCTGGCAGTAATTTCATGTTGCGTACGGCAGGACGTACACGGATAGAGCTTCCCATCAGTAGAAGGCGGATAGGTAAACTGAAACAGATACTGGGGATGTAAAGATGCCGCTTATCGAATCCCTTTCACCGTTTGCCGAATATTATAAGCAAATTTTATCCTGTATGCGTATTGATGAGACTGGAAGAACTGCTTCGGGTTTGAATAAGTTATTTTTAATTGAGGTTTGTTTTGGCGCATCAACAAAGGGAGTGTGGCATGGATAGTCCTGAACCGCTGGATAGTCTTCTGCACGAAGAGCGGGTGTTCAGACCCTTGCCTCAGATGATAATCGAGGCTGGAATTAATCCACAGGACTTGATTGCTGCTCGTGCTCGTGCGGACTCTGATCCTTGCTCCTATTGGGAGGAAGCTGCCGAAGAACTTGACTGGTTTACGAAGTGGGATCTGGTGCTGGATGAATCAAATGCGCCTGAGTACAAATGGTTCACAGGAGCAAGATGTAATATTGTATACAATGCGCTTGATCGTCATATCGAAACCGTTAATAAAAATCGTTTGGCCCTGATATGGGAAGGCGAACCGGGCGATTCACGCCAGTTTACATATTATGAGCTTTACCGCGCGGTAAATAAGTTCGCTAACGGCTTGCGTTCCCTTGGAGTTACGAAAGGTGATCGCGTTGTTCTTTATATGCCGCAACTTCCTGAAACGGTTATTTCAATGCTTGCCTGTGCCAGAATAGGGGCGGTTCACTCGCTTGTTTTCTCCGGTTTTTCAGCAAAAAATCTTCGGGAGCGGATTAGGGAAATTCAGCCACGGGTTGTAGTCACTGTAGACGGGTTCTATCGAAATGGTCAGGTCATTCGGCTGAAAGAAGCTGTGGACAGTGCTCTTCTTGATAATCCTTCTGCAAAACTTGAGTCTGTTGTGGTTGTTCACAGGGCGAATGTAGAAGTCGAGATGGATTCCACCAGAGACTATTGGTATGAAGATCTTGTACGCCATGAACGCGCTCATGCTGCCGCTGAAATAATGGATTCAAGTGATCCTCTCTTTATTCTTCATACCTCAGGTACAGCCGGTAAACCGAAGGGAATAATTCATTCTCACGGTGGTTACATGGTTGGTGTGCACAGAACTTTCAAATGGGTTTTTGACCTGAAACCTACGGATATTTTCTGGTGCTCGGCTGATCCGGGCTGGATAACAGGTCACAGTTATCTTGTTTACGGTCCGCTTTTAGCAGGAACTACCACTGTAATGTATGAAGGTCATGCGCTTTATCCTCAGGCCGACAGGCTTTGGAATATTATTTCAAAATACGGTATATCAATTTTTTATACCTCACCAACGCAGATTCGTACTTTGATGAGATTCGGTCATCGTTATCCAGACCAGCAGGATCTTTCCACTTTGCGTCTTCTCGGTGCGGTTGGGGAACCTTTCAATCCTGAAGCATGGATCTGGCTTTACGAGAATATAGGGAAAAGTCAGTGCCCTGTTCTCGACACATGGTGGCAGACAGAGACTGGTATGATTATGATCAGCCCTATGCCCGTATCAGTAATTAAGCCAGGGTCGGTAACAAGGGCTCTTCCAGGCGTTGATGCCGATGTTGTGAATTTGAAAGGTGAGCCTGTACCTGCCGGAAAAGGTGGATTCCTTGTCATCAAAAAACCGTGGCCTGCAATGTTTAGTGCCGTTTTAAATGACGAAAGAGCTCTTGTTGAATATTACTGGGGAGTTATACCTGGAATGTTCTATGCCGGAGATGTGGCTCGCAAAGATGAAGATGGCTATTTCTGGATTCAGGGGCGCGCGGATGATGTCTTAAACATCGCCGGACATCGTATTGGATCT
Above is a genomic segment from Desulfovibrio sp. UCD-KL4C containing:
- a CDS encoding desulfoferrodoxin, which gives rise to MAKLFEIYKCEACGNITMVMHAGEGNLACCGTDMKLMTENTVDAAKEKHVPVIEKIEGGYRVSVGSVPHPMEEKHYIEWIELVSGNNRYLKKLNPGDAPVAEFCGCKFGDEPITAREYCNLHGLWKA
- a CDS encoding LytTR family DNA-binding domain-containing protein encodes the protein MPSLKTLILHPDSRVRSAIRESLRGVKVVRLLGETVCANEALELHKEVSYGIIFLALDFNEGISGIELAQTLGASKNKPGLIFIAEDETNAYLAFELGAVDYLIWPPDEDRMAKTVERISRFKSHFREIPEPSDWKESGTGVETGEETLQLPLEEEEQDRFLAALKHAWDYSQTRQPEIEKLPVSQDGRMILIPYTQIIFVEAYEDYSYVHTATQKFLTSHRLKALEERLEPHRFFRVHRKYLVNLEMVTEVASLPGSNFMLRTAGRTRIELPISRRRIGKLKQILGM
- the rbr gene encoding rubrerythrin, producing the protein MAGLKGSRTEKNILTAFAGESQARNRYTYFASQAKKDGFIQISKIFEETANQEKEHAKRLFKLLEGGDVEVAASFPAGIIGTTADNLLAAAAGENEEWQHMYPSFAKIAEEEGFTTIAAIFRAIAVAEEFHEKRYLTLAKNIKDGKVFKKDSTVVWQCQNCSYIHTGDEAPHQCPACAHPQAHFQLVSENY
- a CDS encoding flavodoxin domain-containing protein, which gives rise to MRPVQIKEGIHWVGVVDWNCRNFHGYALSSKGTTYNAFYVEDEKRALVDTVPAAFESQFLCSVSQLTELEKIDYIVVNHLEPDHSGCLARMVELCKPEKIFISPMGAKSLATFFDCKDWPIVIANSGDEISLGKKTLRFYETKMLHWPDNMFTCIPEAKMLISSDAFGQNWATSERFADEVSKEKVTDLMAQYYANIVNPYSPKVTKTIEFLESINLDIDTLCPDHGLMFRGEDVAYACQKYVEYAEQRTTNKAVIIYDTMWKSTERMANAIASGLADEGISVRIMNVKANHHSDIMSEVFDAGAVILGSPTHNNGILPGMADVLTYVKGLRPQNKIGACFGSFGWSGECVKILREWLEKMNMEIIDPNIKVKNRPDHKSYEECYELGREIAKAIKIKNA
- the acs gene encoding acetate--CoA ligase yields the protein MDSPEPLDSLLHEERVFRPLPQMIIEAGINPQDLIAARARADSDPCSYWEEAAEELDWFTKWDLVLDESNAPEYKWFTGARCNIVYNALDRHIETVNKNRLALIWEGEPGDSRQFTYYELYRAVNKFANGLRSLGVTKGDRVVLYMPQLPETVISMLACARIGAVHSLVFSGFSAKNLRERIREIQPRVVVTVDGFYRNGQVIRLKEAVDSALLDNPSAKLESVVVVHRANVEVEMDSTRDYWYEDLVRHERAHAAAEIMDSSDPLFILHTSGTAGKPKGIIHSHGGYMVGVHRTFKWVFDLKPTDIFWCSADPGWITGHSYLVYGPLLAGTTTVMYEGHALYPQADRLWNIISKYGISIFYTSPTQIRTLMRFGHRYPDQQDLSTLRLLGAVGEPFNPEAWIWLYENIGKSQCPVLDTWWQTETGMIMISPMPVSVIKPGSVTRALPGVDADVVNLKGEPVPAGKGGFLVIKKPWPAMFSAVLNDERALVEYYWGVIPGMFYAGDVARKDEDGYFWIQGRADDVLNIAGHRIGSAEVESALTGHHDIAEAVVIGIPDKIKGEVAKAFVTLLYDAEESDELHKELIDHIHRELGTIVVVKSIEFCDELPKTSSGKVKRMALKEREEL
- a CDS encoding rubredoxin produces the protein MNNPEEMYQCQVSNCGYIYSPDKGDKKGKIAKGTQFKDLPEDWKCPICGATKKSFKSLA
- the rd gene encoding rubredoxin, with the protein product MKYVCTICGWVYDPAEGDPDGGIAAGTKFEDIPDDWECPVCGASKDDFEPES
- a CDS encoding Fur family transcriptional regulator encodes the protein MKIGQRRSKQRELILEELKGVTCHPTADELYELVRKRISNISLGTVYRNLELMASTGVILKIESGGKNRFDGNATPHPHMRCTECGKVEDLMFPVNVPVPDQLEASGYKVTGCTIEYYGICPDCKNIC